A section of the Symphalangus syndactylus isolate Jambi chromosome 19, NHGRI_mSymSyn1-v2.1_pri, whole genome shotgun sequence genome encodes:
- the MAP10 gene encoding microtubule-associated protein 10: MAASLSERFFSLELLVDWVRLEARLLPPPAAAVEQEEGEEEKEQGEASSPRGLCPAVAFRLLDFPTLLVYPPDGPGAPAPQPWPGVIRFGRGKSCLFRLQPATLHRRLLRTPLATLLLQLPPGRPTPTPQLLGACDISLATAAHRVVGSAASGCSHRHRGRFPLHNRVGERTGDIALAYRLTDLGSRLLGQLERPLTVTPTGGGAEVSPQTQQERQQLQQPASQPSPKEADRPLGELEIPEAQKDLKEMVFPSKAECDNVGSVENGKTNSVVTCSGAGNGRNVSSLNEEVTELDMETNIFCPPPLYYTNLTQEKPPPAQAKISIEPQMNVPEELDGASPEKKRVNPPTHRSCLKHPSSAAHKHPPVLVNAPHIQNIGATNQTCQTEQNRINTIRQLPLLNALLVELSLLYDQPVTSPAHIHPHLAWLYRTEDKKSPESSAKSTCQSESKKDKRSMGGCEKSVSLQYKKNQIENCKEDKYSEKSSGALHKRVPKRRLLYGLTNTLRLRLKLTNPDMLVVHEKRELYRKTRSQMLGTKFRIPSSKVKLLSSAEQSQKPQLPKDKYLDSDASFTENSDTSRQISGVFDDPSTSEETNVKYATEKKTVDCSKNRINNVSLEEVVSPADSIIPERLNPANILGGNVEMKIQSPCVFQQDAVVDRIVDKEIDIRQVKTTDSDILMADISDKRPGKNSCYENISELKYSDDLSSPCYSEDFCTTEDTSRSLKAHDSSSRTENPKHSQYTSKSSDTQVSKKKNSDRSSILSPPFSAGSPVHSYRKFPISKTQDKSLEEASSISASDLSSTHWTEEKENQIDQNSKHNSKITKRGQDISVKTRSSWKSLEKSQSPRTSQVSSYLPSNVSELNVLDSSTSDHFEENNDDVGSLNISKQCKDMCELVINKLPGYTV, from the coding sequence ATGGCGGCGTCGCTGTCCGAGCGGTTCTTCTCGCTGGAGCTGCTGGTGGACTGGGTGCGTTTGGAAGCCCGGCTGCTGCCGCCCCCCGCTGCCGCGgtggagcaggaggagggagaggaggaaaaggagcagGGGGAGGCCTCGTCGCCGCGCGGTCTGTGCCCCGCCGTGGCCTTCCGCCTGCTGGACTTCCCCACGCTGTTGGTTTACCCTCCTGACGGCCCCGGCGCTCCCGCCCCCCAACCGTGGCCCGGTGTCATCCGCTTCGGTCGCGGCAAGTCTTGCCTCTTCCGCCTGCAGCCTGCTACGCTGCACCGCCGGCTCCTGCGGACCCCGCTTGCCACCTTGCTGCTGCAGCTGCCCCCTGGGCGCCCGACGCCCACCCCACAGCTCCTGGGGGCCTGCGACATTTCGCTGGCCACCGCAGCGCACAGGGTCGTGGGGTCGGCCGCCTCCGGATGCTCCCACCGTCACCGGGGACGTTTCCCCCTGCATAATCGAGTGGGCGAGCGGACTGGGGACATTGCACTGGCCTACCGCCTGACTGACCTGGGAAGCCGCCTGCTGGGCCAACTTGAGCGGCCCCTCACCGTCACCCCCACAGGAGGAGGAGCGGAGGTCAGTCCCCAAACCCAGCAGGAaagacagcagctgcagcagccagCCTCACAGCCAAGCCCAAAAGAGGCTGATAGGCCGCTGGGGGAGTTAGAAATCCCAGAGGCACAGAAGGATTTGAAGGAAATGGTTTTCCCAAGTAAGGCCGAATGTGATAATGTGGGTTCTGTGGAGAATGGCAAAACCAATTCTGTTGTTACATGTTCAGGTGCTGGCAATGGGAGAAATGTTAGCTCCCTAAATGAGGAAGTCACAGAATTGGACATGGAGACCAATATATTTTGCCCTCCTCCTTTGTATTACACTAACTTGACCCAAGAAAAACCGCCGCCTGCACAGGCTAAAATCTCCATTGAGCCTCAAATGAATGTACCTGAGGAATTGGATGGTGCTTCTCCTGAAAAAAAGCGTGTAAATCCCCCAACACACAGGAGTTGTCTAAAACATCCAAGTTCTGCAGCACATAAGCATCCTCCAGTGCTTGTGAATGCTCCACATATTCAGAATATAGGAGCAACTAATCAAACATGTCAAACTGAACAAAATCGAATTAATACAATAAGGCAGTTGCCTTTGTTAAATGCTTTGTTAGTTGAGTTGTCCTTGTTATATGACCAACCTGTGACAAGTCCTGCTCATATACATCCTCACCTAGCCTGGTTATATAGGACTGAGGATAAGAAGTCACCCGAATCTTCTGCCAAATCCACATGCCAGTCTGAATCCAAGAAGGATAAGCGTTCTATGGGGGGATGTGAAAAGTCAGTGAGTCTTCagtataaaaagaaccaaattgaAAACTGTAAGGAAGATAAATATTCTGAAAAGAGCAGTGGTGCCCTCCATAAAAGAGTTCCAAAAAGGAGGCTACTTTATGGCTTAACAAATACACTAAGACTACGTTTAAAGCTGACAAATCCTGATATGTTGGTGGTACATGAAAAAAGAGAACTATATAGAAAAACACGATCACAAATGTTGGGTACAAAATTCAGAATTCCATCATCCAAAGTTAAACTATTAAGCTCTGCAGAACAAAGTCAGAAGCCACAACTGCCTAAAGATAAGTATTTAGATTCAGATGCATCTTTTACTGAAAATAGTGATACCTCAAGACAAATCAGTGGAGTTTTTGATGATCCCAGCACAAGTGAAGAAACTAATGTGAAATATGCAACTGAAAAAAAGACAGTTGATTGTAGTAAAAATAGAATCAATAATGTTTCATTGGAAGAAGTTGTGAGTCCTGCAGATTCCATTATTCCAGAAAGGCTTAACCCTGCAAATATTCTGGGAGGAAATGTGGAAATGAAAATCCAAAGTCCATGTGTTTTCCAACAGGATGCTGTTGTTGACAGAATTGTAGATAAGGAAATAGATATTAGACAGGTCAAAACCACAGATAGTGACATTCTTATGGCTGATATAAGTGACAAGAGACCAGGTAAAAATAGTTGCTATGAAAACATCTCAGAACTGAAGTATTCAGATGATTTGTCTAGCCCTTGCTATTCTGAAGATTTCTGTACCACTGAGGACACCAGCAGAAGTTTAAAAGCTCATGATAGCAGTTCAAGGACAGAAAATCCAAAACATAGTCAATATACAAGCAAGTCTAGTGACACACAAGtgtccaaaaagaaaaatagtgacaGGAGTTCTATCCTTAGCCCACCTTTTTCAGCCGGGTCACCTGTGCACTCATACAGAAAATTTCCTATTTCAAAGACTCAGGATAAAAGTTTGGAGGAAGCATCTAGTATCTCTGCTAGTGATTTATCTTCAACACATTggactgaagaaaaagaaaaccagatagATCAAAATAGTAAGCACAattctaaaattacaaaaagaggTCAAGACATCTCTGTTAAAACAAGAAGTAGTTGGAAATCTTTAGAAAAAAGCCAGTCACCACGAACATCCCAAGTGAGTTCTTACCTGCCTTCAAATGTGTCCGAACTTAATGTCCTGGATAGCAGTACATCAGATCACTTTGAAGAAAACAATGATGATGTTGGTTCACTAAATATTTCCAAGCAATGCAAAGATATGTGTGAATTAGTAATAAATAAACTTCCAGGATACACAGTGTAA